The DNA window ACGTGCTGCTGGCGCCCGGCGCCGCCACGACCGCGCCCGAGTACGGTGCCGAGCAGGTGACGATCGGCGGCCGGGATCTGCGCCTTGGGCGCGCGCTGTGCTGGAACAGCGCGGCACTGAACCTGGCGGGCGTGCCCGCCGTGGCGCTACCAGCCGGCGTCGGTGATGACGGGCTGCCGGTCGGGGTGCAGCTGATTGGCGCGGCCGGCGACGATCAGCTGCTGCTGGTGATCGCTCGTTCGGTCGCCGCGGTGGTGCACGCGGCCTGACGAGGTCGCGTCGGGACGCCGCCCCTCTCCTACTCTTGACGTAGCCGAAAACGTCTGCGATGGCCGGAAGGACAGGTCCTCGGACCGGTCACTTGTAGCCAGTCGTCTCACCGTCCCCGGCGCTCTGTTCCTGCTCGTGGCACCGACCAGCTCGATCCCCACTCGACCACGGCGTACGCCGCCTTCCAGGTCCTCGAGAACGTCTACGACACCCTCGTGGTGCCG is part of the Euzebyales bacterium genome and encodes:
- a CDS encoding amidase family protein; the protein is MLLAPGAATTAPEYGAEQVTIGGRDLRLGRALCWNSAALNLAGVPAVALPAGVGDDGLPVGVQLIGAAGDDQLLLVIARSVAAVVHAA